The following proteins are encoded in a genomic region of Fusarium oxysporum f. sp. lycopersici 4287 chromosome 1, whole genome shotgun sequence:
- a CDS encoding hypothetical protein (At least one base has a quality score < 10) has product MAESHEFRRRVLLLVTTGGFTHAAPVLEIGAVLASRGHDVQFATCAGQEDWTINYPFIKTVYTVGPAASEDDLDLHYETMRLWRHEHGFGPMMKSKYFFDNFWTDTYKSLRSLCEDGSTRPDFIVADFFADSAARDMLTQFNIQLASVWPQMPYAMAPVSYHPGQPGFQADGALTSEHASLSSRFWNEFVVLAALPTIIPWLIWTKRMRVDAGVNYRHSLLSKPDYLVLVNSFWGLEAPKELPPLMAPVGPILSDEYLPLDEDLTQFLSSHDRTIYYLLGFIQALDDDSINGVIWSIPQKPRANFDTFKSYNLSDGSSISITDLLNDSHPRFRLPIFAPQRAILAHPNTVLFLTHGGGSSANETLFHGTPVLAIGYFFDQLCNSARLKAAGVGISLDKSYLTPSSISSAIASIIADKDGSFAMNVRRMQGIATLNSKRKHLATDLIEEVMIDQELRFKNGVELRPMHLQTADMRMPIWKARNWDMWFISLTGLAAGGVASWWFVTNGWKKLPVILTRSMRISRGFAREMFDSRRA; this is encoded by the exons ATGGCTGAAAGCCATGAATTCCGCAGAAGGGTTCTTCTGCTTGTCACAACAGGAGGTTTCACTCATGCAG CTCCCGTTCTTGAGATAGGCGCTGTTCTCGCCTCTCGAGGCCATGATGTCCAATTCGCTACCTGCGCAGGCCAGGAAGATTGGACAATTAATTATCCCTTCATAAAAACTGTTTACACGGTTGGCCCCGCTGCTTCAGAAGATGACTTGGATCTGCACTACGAGACAATGCGTCTTTGGCGTCATGAGCACGGCTTCGGTCCCATGATGAAGTCGAAATACTTTTTTGACAACTTTTGGACAGATACTTACAAATCTCTTCGATCGTTATGTGAAGATGGTTCTACGAGGCCTGATTTTATCGTTGCAGACTTCTTCGCTGATAGCGCTGCGAGGGATATGCTCACGCAGTTCAATATCCAACTAGCGAGCGTCTGGCCTCAAATGCCTTATGCCATGGCTCCTGTCAGTTATCATCCGGGACAACCTGGATTCCAAGCCGATGGTGCGTTGACTTCGGAACATGCTTCTCTATCATCACGTTTCTGGAACGAATTTGTGGTTCTTGCGGCGCTTCCTACTATCATCCCCTGGTTAATATGGACGAAACGAATGCGTGTTGATGCTGGCGTCAACTATAGAcactctcttctctccaagcctgattatcttgttcttgtcaaCTCCTTCTGGGGCCTTGAAGCGCCGAAGGAATTGCCGCCTCTTATGGCACCTGTTGGACCTATCCTGAGCGACGAATACCTTCCATTGGACGAAGACTTGACTCAGTTTCTAAGTAGCCATGATAGGACCATCTAC TATCTCCTTGGATTCATCCAAGCTCTCGACGATGACTCGATCAATGGAGTCATATGGTCTATTCCCCAAAAGCCTCGCGCCAATTTCGACACCTTCAAGTCTTATAATCTGTCTGATGGTTCGAGCATATCCATTACTGATCTTCTGAACGATTCCCACCCGCGTTTTCGGCTTCCCATCTTTGCACCGCAGCGCGCTATCCTAGCACACCCTAATACAGTCCTCTTTCTCACTCACGGGGGCGGCTCCAGTGCCAACGAAACTCTCTTCCATGGAACACCAGTCCTCGCTATAGGATACTTCTTCGACCAGCTCTGCAACAGTGCCAGACTAAAAGCCGCCGGTGTGGGCATATCTCTGGATAAATCCTACCTCACAccatcctccatctcctccgcCATTGCAAGCATCATAGCTGACAAAGATGGCTCCTTTGCCATGAACGTGCGTCGTATGCAAGGAATAGCAACCCTCAACTCTAAACGCAAACACCTTGCAACTGATCTTATCGAGGAAGTAATGATAGATCAAGAACTTCGATTCAAGAATGGGGTTGAGTTGCGACCGATGCATCTACAGACAGCGGATATGCGTATGCCGATATGGAAGGCGAGAAATTGGGACATGTGGTTCATCAGCCTCACTGGTCTTGCAGCTGGCGGTGTGGCAAGTTGGTGGTTTGTAACAAATGGCTGGAAGAAATTACCCGTCATACTGACACGCTCTATGAGAATTAGTAGAGGCTTTGCGAGGGAAATGTTTGATAGTCGAAGAGCATGA
- a CDS encoding peptidyl-prolyl cis-trans isomerase-like 3: MSVTLHTSHGDIKVEIYCESVPKTAENFLALCGSGYYDKSPFHRLIPKFMAQTGAPATPNPPDNPKGGRSIWGGAFEDEIRPALRHGARGVLSMANKGPGTNGSQFFITFDKAPHLDGLNTVFGRVIGDEGLATLAKMEAIEVDRKNRPKEPVRIENVTIHANPIAG; this comes from the exons ATGTCAGTCACGCTGCACACGTCGCACGGCGACATTAAGGTTGAGATATACTGCGAAAGTGTTCCCAAAACTGCAGAG AATTTCCTTGCCCTCTGTGGCTCTGGCTACTACGATAAATCTCCATTCCACCGCCTCATCCCCAAGTTCATGGCACAGACTGGCGCACCCGCAACACCAAACCCCCCCGATAACCCCAAAGGCGGACGCAGCATATGGGGAGGCGCGTTTGAAGACGAGATCCGGCCAGCGCTACGACACGGCGCTCGAGGCGTGCTGTCGATGGCCAACAAGGGACCTGGGACAAACGGATCGCAATTCTTTATCACATTCGACAAGGCGCCGCATCTGGACGGACTCAACACTGTATTTGGACGCGTCATCGGAGACGAGGGTTTAGCGACATTGGCTAAGATGGAAGCTATCGAGGTGGACCGCAAGAACAGACCCAAGGAGCCAGTTCGTATCGAAAATGTGACGATCCACGCCAACCCGATCGCTGGTTGA